One stretch of Deltaproteobacteria bacterium DNA includes these proteins:
- a CDS encoding serine protease, producing MQRSGRNMRHLWFLVLMALAPAAWGADWKPLPSTAAYQSQVDLDSVGMYGVFLLNRAYVRPQALAGGKIYSTMRSQYYVLCNEGKVSLETALYFGEGGKLTHIDFRRDWKSKFAAPDNSSDIAGAMSQVCDRLAGNTDSGAALVVKKAVPARPTVSTGSGIVITPNGLILTNEHVVRQFDSLQVVLDSTRTVKATLRTADTAGDLALLATEESFPLAAPVRQDAAPRLGEPVAVIGYPLVNVLSAQPNVSFGHVNSTVGVKGNPAQMQIDVPIQRGSSGGPVLDAAGNVIGIVVSKLDALKLAKNTGDLPQNINFAIRGDVVRSFLEAQHVAFTASSVSSKLENTEIAKRGAAVTVLVRCIRESATAQPPATPASP from the coding sequence ATGCAAAGATCGGGACGGAATATGCGCCATTTGTGGTTCTTGGTCTTGATGGCCTTGGCGCCTGCTGCCTGGGGCGCTGATTGGAAACCTCTGCCATCAACGGCAGCCTACCAATCACAGGTTGATCTCGACTCCGTCGGGATGTACGGCGTTTTCCTCCTGAACCGGGCGTATGTGCGCCCTCAGGCGCTGGCAGGGGGCAAAATCTATTCCACCATGCGCTCCCAGTATTACGTACTTTGCAATGAGGGGAAGGTCTCGTTGGAGACGGCTTTATACTTTGGCGAAGGCGGGAAACTGACGCACATAGATTTTCGGAGAGACTGGAAGTCTAAATTTGCCGCGCCGGATAATAGTTCCGATATCGCTGGGGCCATGTCGCAGGTTTGCGACCGGCTCGCGGGGAACACCGACAGCGGAGCGGCACTGGTAGTGAAGAAAGCCGTGCCGGCGAGACCGACCGTTTCGACCGGGTCGGGCATCGTGATCACACCGAACGGTCTCATCTTGACCAATGAACATGTAGTCCGGCAATTCGACTCCCTTCAGGTCGTTCTCGATTCCACCCGCACCGTGAAGGCCACCCTGCGGACTGCGGACACGGCGGGAGATCTCGCGCTGCTCGCGACTGAAGAATCATTTCCGCTGGCGGCGCCGGTCCGGCAGGATGCGGCCCCCAGATTGGGCGAACCGGTGGCGGTAATCGGGTACCCGCTGGTCAATGTACTCAGCGCGCAACCCAATGTCAGTTTCGGTCACGTGAACTCGACGGTCGGGGTAAAGGGCAATCCCGCGCAGATGCAGATTGATGTCCCGATCCAGCGCGGCAGCAGCGGCGGGCCGGTGCTCGACGCGGCTGGCAATGTCATCGGCATCGTGGTCTCCAAGCTCGATGCCCTCAAACTAGCCAAAAACACCGGTGATTTGCCGCAGAACATCAATTTTGCGATCCGCGGCGACGTCGTGCGATCGTTCCTCGAAGCTCAACATGTCGCTTTCACGGCTTCGTCCGTTTCCTCCAAGCTGGAGAATACTGAAATTGCCAAACGTGGCGCCGCGGTCACCGTACTCGTCCGCTGCATTCGCGAATCCGCTACGGCACAGCCCCCTGCAACCCCCGCGTCACCCTGA